One segment of Stappia sp. 28M-7 DNA contains the following:
- a CDS encoding dihydrodipicolinate synthase family protein, whose amino-acid sequence MWRGVFPAVTTKFTSDDRLDMAEMERCFALQVEAGVDGLIVCGSLGEAMALEGEEKLEILKLAKSVAGSRPVLMTVCESSTRRAVAAAQAAAKAGADGLMVLPGVPYRSAPHETLAHLFAVARGSGLPIMVYNNPVAYGVDVTLDMFDELAGEPLVVAMKESTDDIRRVSEVISRFGDRFDVFTGVDNLALESLVMGATGWVAGLVVAFPKETVAIWKLAQAGRIEEAREIYRWFRPLLDLDVSTNLVQNIKRAEVHAIGSNDRCRAPRMALSGAEAERVDGIIRAALDTRPQLPAL is encoded by the coding sequence ATGTGGCGCGGTGTGTTTCCGGCGGTAACGACCAAGTTCACCAGCGACGACCGGCTGGACATGGCCGAGATGGAGCGCTGCTTCGCGCTGCAGGTCGAGGCGGGTGTCGACGGGCTGATCGTCTGCGGCTCGCTTGGCGAGGCGATGGCGCTCGAGGGCGAAGAAAAGCTCGAGATCCTCAAGCTGGCCAAGTCCGTCGCGGGCAGCCGCCCCGTCCTGATGACCGTGTGCGAAAGCTCGACGCGCCGCGCGGTCGCCGCCGCACAGGCTGCGGCCAAGGCCGGCGCCGACGGCCTGATGGTCCTGCCGGGCGTGCCCTATCGCTCGGCCCCGCACGAGACGCTGGCGCATCTTTTCGCGGTCGCCCGCGGGTCCGGCCTGCCGATCATGGTCTACAACAACCCGGTCGCCTACGGCGTCGACGTGACGTTGGACATGTTCGATGAGCTGGCCGGCGAGCCGCTGGTCGTGGCGATGAAGGAATCCACCGACGACATCCGCCGCGTCAGCGAGGTGATCTCGCGCTTCGGCGATCGGTTCGACGTCTTCACCGGCGTCGACAACCTGGCGCTGGAAAGCCTCGTCATGGGCGCCACCGGCTGGGTCGCCGGTCTCGTCGTCGCCTTCCCGAAGGAGACGGTGGCGATCTGGAAGCTGGCGCAGGCCGGCCGCATCGAGGAGGCGCGGGAGATCTACCGCTGGTTCCGCCCCTTGCTGGATCTCGATGTCTCGACCAATCTGGTGCAGAACATCAAGCGCGCCGAAGTGCATGCCATCGGCTCCAACGACCGCTGCCGTGCACCGCGCATGGCCTTGAGCGGCGCAGAAGCCGAGCGGGTCGACGGCATCATCCGCGCCGCGCTGGACACGCGGCCGCAGCTGCCGGCGCTCTGA
- a CDS encoding GntR family transcriptional regulator produces MTASPAGGERAGPAELGPASQEGEESRAARAYRALEEQIVTLRLAPGTAMTESRIAALLDMGRTPIREAIQRLAWEGLVTIRPRLGILVADINPADFARVLETRHALEILLTGSAAHLASRDERDRLGACARAMRDAAAAGDVDAFLREDKTFDEIVAVAACNPFAARVVAPLQTHSRRFWFRYFGESDLNSAAWHHMELMQAIASGDVALARSRADDLMHYLRRQAMTLTGGFER; encoded by the coding sequence ATGACCGCCAGCCCCGCCGGAGGCGAACGCGCCGGACCTGCCGAGCTCGGACCCGCCAGCCAGGAGGGCGAGGAAAGCCGGGCGGCCCGCGCCTATCGCGCGCTGGAGGAGCAGATCGTCACCCTGCGGCTGGCGCCGGGCACGGCGATGACGGAAAGCCGCATCGCGGCGCTGCTGGACATGGGCCGCACGCCGATCCGCGAGGCGATCCAGCGGCTGGCCTGGGAAGGGCTGGTGACGATCCGTCCGCGCCTCGGCATTCTGGTTGCCGACATCAACCCGGCCGACTTCGCCCGGGTGCTGGAAACCCGCCACGCGCTGGAGATCCTGCTGACCGGCTCGGCCGCGCATCTGGCGAGCCGCGACGAGCGCGACCGGCTGGGCGCGTGCGCCCGCGCCATGCGGGACGCTGCCGCCGCCGGCGATGTCGATGCCTTCCTGCGCGAGGACAAGACCTTTGACGAGATCGTCGCGGTGGCCGCGTGCAATCCCTTCGCCGCCCGCGTGGTGGCGCCGCTGCAGACCCATTCGCGGCGGTTCTGGTTCCGCTATTTCGGCGAGAGCGACCTCAACTCCGCCGCCTGGCACCACATGGAACTGATGCAGGCCATCGCCTCAGGCGATGTCGCCCTCGCCCGCTCCCGCGCCGACGACCTCATGCACTACCTCCGCCGTCAGGCGATGACGCTCACGGGCGGGTTCGAGAGGTAG
- a CDS encoding DUF4263 domain-containing protein produces the protein MLFEKFCRKTTKIWNNYLSMIRSAELRHDGTPLFANTAVFTNFNDYFSFELYGLSRSIPDRIETIKQKGDNVYDLVDLFKLRESVSHFKFGKGLVTLSNLCIAHEGDSELIAKRFPVEKIYKTKIIRQGGKGSFLRFSDDFKFCALDHVLISNSYDGIYRSRNIILLCIFKRNITNRDLEKFFEDILFRSNGYNKVLGALVCSSNSDEYIFTVSELQNVIITPAARETTIGHILSKHSTILKCALSSDHIIYEPYLRWIEWDADPGQEAINPDFLVQNMSGGYDILDLKLARFDKSKMYKGSIPRRRFVDYVNEGISQLYNYKKYFDFQKNREYTLHKYGVFVENPKLILVVGNLENLPPEEVSRAMAPYKGLEIIDYDTLVSLFINNTGSLSPAGQPIL, from the coding sequence ATGTTGTTCGAGAAGTTTTGTAGAAAAACCACCAAAATTTGGAATAATTATCTATCAATGATTCGGAGTGCTGAGTTAAGGCATGATGGAACTCCTTTATTTGCAAATACGGCCGTATTTACGAATTTCAATGATTATTTCAGTTTTGAGCTCTATGGTTTATCAAGATCAATTCCAGATCGAATTGAAACGATAAAGCAGAAAGGCGATAATGTTTATGACTTAGTTGACCTTTTTAAGTTGAGAGAGTCTGTCTCGCATTTTAAATTTGGCAAAGGGCTTGTTACGCTGTCTAATTTATGTATAGCGCATGAAGGAGACTCGGAGCTTATCGCGAAAAGATTTCCTGTAGAAAAAATATATAAAACAAAAATTATTCGGCAAGGTGGAAAGGGGTCTTTTCTTAGGTTTTCTGATGACTTCAAATTTTGTGCCTTGGATCATGTCCTTATATCAAATTCTTATGATGGTATCTATAGAAGTAGAAATATAATATTACTTTGTATATTTAAGAGAAATATAACAAATAGAGATCTAGAAAAATTTTTCGAAGACATTCTTTTTAGATCTAACGGGTATAACAAAGTTCTTGGTGCGCTTGTCTGTAGCTCAAATTCTGATGAATATATTTTCACGGTGTCTGAATTGCAGAACGTCATCATTACTCCTGCGGCGCGGGAGACAACTATAGGTCATATATTAAGTAAGCATTCAACTATATTGAAGTGCGCACTGAGTTCCGATCATATCATCTATGAGCCATATTTGAGGTGGATTGAATGGGATGCGGATCCCGGGCAGGAGGCTATAAACCCAGATTTTCTGGTGCAAAATATGAGTGGCGGGTATGATATACTTGATTTAAAACTGGCGAGATTTGATAAGAGCAAAATGTACAAGGGGAGTATCCCTAGGAGAAGATTTGTTGATTATGTGAATGAGGGGATAAGTCAGCTTTATAATTATAAGAAATATTTTGATTTCCAGAAAAATAGAGAATATACTCTCCATAAATATGGAGTTTTTGTTGAAAATCCAAAGCTCATACTTGTTGTTGGTAATTTGGAGAACTTGCCTCCAGAGGAAGTGTCTCGAGCAATGGCGCCTTATAAGGGCTTGGAAATAATCGACTATGACACGCTTGTTTCTCTTTTTATAAATAACACCGGCTCTCTTTCTCCTGCCGGCCAACCCATTTTGTGA
- a CDS encoding GntR family transcriptional regulator, translating into MTVSGSGDSGQGMQTAGARGRDQTQSVADRLRARIISGELAAGQPLRQETIAEAYGVSRMPVREALRLLQAEGFVEMVRNRGASVAAIDARDLAEIHEMRVLAECLALRHAIPELTESRIDRAESIQGELETAPIEAFGALNKRFHMTLYEACARPRLLAHISLLHDAADRYLRIAIRQLDYAVRSDREHRELLAACRRRDAEAAQEILRTHIEEAGKALLGALPG; encoded by the coding sequence ATGACCGTGAGCGGATCGGGCGACAGCGGGCAGGGGATGCAGACGGCGGGCGCCAGGGGCCGCGACCAGACGCAGTCCGTCGCCGACCGGCTGCGCGCGCGGATCATTTCCGGGGAACTCGCCGCCGGCCAGCCGCTGCGCCAGGAGACGATTGCCGAGGCCTACGGCGTCAGCCGCATGCCGGTGCGCGAGGCGCTGCGCCTGTTGCAGGCGGAAGGCTTCGTGGAGATGGTCCGCAATCGCGGCGCCAGCGTCGCCGCCATCGACGCGCGCGATCTCGCCGAGATCCACGAGATGCGGGTGCTGGCCGAGTGCCTTGCCCTGCGCCACGCGATCCCCGAACTGACCGAGAGCCGGATCGACCGGGCGGAAAGCATCCAGGGCGAACTGGAAACCGCGCCGATCGAGGCGTTCGGCGCGCTCAACAAGCGCTTCCACATGACGCTGTACGAGGCCTGCGCCCGCCCGCGCCTGCTTGCGCATATCTCATTGCTGCACGATGCGGCGGACCGCTACCTGCGCATCGCCATCCGCCAGCTCGACTACGCGGTGCGCTCCGACCGCGAGCACCGCGAGCTGCTCGCCGCCTGCCGCCGCCGTGATGCGGAGGCCGCGCAGGAGATCCTGCGCACCCACATCGAGGAAGCCGGCAAGGCGTTGCTGGGGGCGTTGCCGGGGTAG
- a CDS encoding pyridoxal phosphate-dependent aminotransferase, with protein MTVSRLRHIPGINVDKMGNAADALGDPDMLRLENLDTDIAPPRAALEATRASVDADEANSYLPFLGIHALREAAVARIKTDTGVAYDPEAECIVSAGGLSGILNVLLAILEPGDEVIITDPAYAGLLNRIRLAGGVPRLVPLKVTEGGWRLDLEALAAARSDKTRAVLTMSPSMPSGIVHNHQEWQAICDLVRQTGAWLVHDAAMERILYTDAPMLHPLQFPDMRERTITVGSVSKEYRMIGWRVGWIVGPRALMNDVGLVSLSNVVCQVGIGMPGAAAALTTNDDGVAQATGRWRARRDLILAELADLPCVRPDGGWSLLIDTAALDLPPERASALLLDKGRIAATAMTGWGAPDQAGRYLRLVFANEPRARLAGIRERFRAAWGM; from the coding sequence ATGACAGTTTCTCGCCTGCGCCACATCCCCGGCATCAATGTCGACAAGATGGGCAATGCCGCCGACGCGCTCGGTGATCCGGACATGCTGCGGCTGGAGAACCTCGACACGGATATCGCACCGCCGCGCGCCGCGCTGGAGGCGACCCGCGCCTCTGTCGATGCGGACGAGGCCAACAGCTACCTGCCGTTCCTCGGCATCCACGCCTTGCGCGAGGCGGCCGTCGCCCGGATCAAGACCGACACCGGCGTCGCATATGACCCGGAGGCGGAATGCATCGTCTCGGCCGGCGGCCTTTCCGGCATTCTCAACGTGCTGCTGGCGATCCTGGAGCCGGGCGACGAGGTGATCATCACCGATCCGGCCTATGCCGGCCTGCTCAACCGCATCCGCCTGGCCGGCGGCGTGCCGCGCCTTGTGCCCTTGAAGGTGACGGAGGGCGGCTGGCGGCTGGACCTTGAGGCGCTTGCAGCCGCCCGCTCCGACAAGACGCGCGCGGTGCTGACCATGAGCCCGTCGATGCCCTCGGGCATCGTCCATAACCACCAGGAATGGCAGGCGATCTGCGATCTGGTGCGGCAGACGGGCGCCTGGCTGGTGCATGACGCGGCGATGGAGCGGATCCTCTATACCGATGCGCCTATGCTGCACCCGCTGCAGTTTCCGGACATGCGCGAGCGCACCATCACCGTCGGCAGCGTCTCCAAGGAATACCGGATGATCGGCTGGCGCGTCGGCTGGATCGTCGGCCCGCGCGCCTTGATGAACGATGTCGGCCTCGTCAGCCTGTCAAACGTCGTCTGCCAGGTCGGCATCGGCATGCCGGGCGCGGCCGCCGCCCTGACGACCAATGACGACGGCGTGGCGCAGGCGACCGGACGCTGGCGCGCGCGGCGCGACCTGATCCTCGCCGAGCTCGCCGACCTTCCTTGCGTGCGCCCCGACGGCGGCTGGTCGTTGCTGATCGACACGGCCGCCCTCGACCTGCCGCCGGAGCGGGCCTCGGCGCTGCTGCTGGACAAGGGGCGGATCGCCGCCACGGCAATGACCGGCTGGGGCGCGCCGGACCAGGCCGGACGCTACCTGCGCCTCGTCTTCGCCAACGAGCCGCGCGCCCGCCTTGCCGGCATCCGCGAGCGCTTCCGCGCCGCTTGGGGGATGTGA
- a CDS encoding aminoglycoside adenylyltransferase domain-containing protein has protein sequence MGDRDEIPDQARAVLALLQGEADMPLAGLYLHGSAVAGGLRPHSDLDLLAVVDRPPGASARHRLLDALLRISAPYPAPVGGPRCLELMVFERSALARPSAAMESTFVYGEWLRERFEAGELPQPLADPEHTLVLAQARRQAVPLAGPAAADLLPAIGIAQVREAMRQLLPGLLEGLEGDARNVLLTLARMWWTAGTGTFLSKDEAAEKAANAFGASTGELLHAARRAYLGFAGDAELGPPALLREVAGHLSREIEARL, from the coding sequence ATGGGCGACCGCGACGAAATTCCGGACCAGGCGCGGGCGGTTCTCGCTCTCCTGCAGGGGGAGGCGGACATGCCGCTTGCCGGGCTCTACTTGCACGGTTCGGCCGTTGCCGGCGGGCTGCGTCCGCATAGCGATCTCGATCTCCTCGCCGTTGTCGACCGCCCGCCGGGTGCATCTGCGCGCCACCGGCTGCTCGATGCCCTGCTGCGGATCTCGGCGCCGTATCCGGCTCCCGTCGGCGGGCCGCGCTGCCTCGAGCTGATGGTGTTCGAGCGCTCCGCCCTTGCCCGCCCCTCCGCGGCGATGGAAAGCACCTTCGTCTATGGCGAATGGCTGCGCGAGCGCTTCGAGGCGGGCGAGCTGCCGCAGCCGCTTGCCGATCCCGAGCACACGCTGGTTCTGGCGCAGGCGCGCCGGCAGGCCGTGCCGCTCGCCGGCCCCGCTGCCGCCGACCTGCTGCCCGCTATCGGCATTGCGCAGGTTCGCGAGGCGATGCGCCAACTGCTTCCGGGGCTGCTCGAAGGGCTGGAAGGGGATGCGCGCAACGTCCTTCTGACGCTGGCGCGCATGTGGTGGACCGCCGGTACCGGCACCTTCCTGTCCAAGGACGAGGCGGCGGAAAAGGCCGCCAATGCCTTTGGTGCGAGCACGGGCGAGTTGCTGCACGCCGCGCGCCGGGCCTATCTCGGCTTTGCCGGCGATGCCGAGCTCGGCCCGCCCGCGCTCCTGCGCGAGGTTGCCGGACATCTTTCCCGCGAGATCGAGGCCCGGCTTTAG
- the ctrA gene encoding response regulator transcription factor CtrA — protein MRVLLIEDDSATAQSIELMLKSENFNVYTTDLGEEGIDLGKLYDYDIIMLDLNLPDMSGYEVLRTLRVSKVKTPILILSGLAGIEDKVRGLGFGADDYMTKPFHKDELVARIHAIVRRSKGHAQSVITTGDLVVNLDTKTVEVSGQRVHLTGKEYQMLELLSLRKGTTLTKEMFLNHLYGGMDEPELKIIDVFICKLRKKLAAATSGKNYIETVWGRGYVLREPEEKAA, from the coding sequence ATGCGTGTCCTGTTGATCGAGGATGACAGCGCAACGGCGCAAAGCATCGAACTGATGCTCAAGTCCGAGAATTTCAACGTCTACACGACGGATCTTGGCGAGGAAGGTATCGACCTCGGCAAGCTATACGATTACGACATCATCATGCTGGATCTCAATCTGCCCGACATGTCGGGTTACGAGGTCCTGCGGACGCTGCGCGTGTCCAAGGTGAAAACTCCGATCCTGATCCTGTCCGGTCTCGCCGGCATCGAGGACAAGGTTCGCGGGCTCGGCTTCGGCGCCGACGACTACATGACCAAGCCGTTCCACAAGGACGAGCTCGTGGCGCGTATCCATGCGATCGTGCGCCGCTCGAAGGGTCATGCCCAGTCGGTCATCACCACGGGCGACCTGGTGGTCAATCTCGACACCAAGACGGTCGAGGTTTCCGGCCAGCGCGTGCATCTGACCGGCAAGGAATACCAGATGCTGGAGCTGCTTTCCCTGCGCAAGGGAACGACGCTCACCAAGGAGATGTTCCTGAACCATCTCTACGGCGGCATGGACGAGCCGGAACTGAAGATCATCGACGTGTTCATCTGCAAGCTGCGCAAGAAGCTGGCAGCCGCCACGTCGGGCAAGAACTACATCGAGACCGTCTGGGGTCGCGGCTACGTGCTGCGCGAGCCGGAAGAGAAGGCGGCCTGA
- the fliI gene encoding flagellar protein export ATPase FliI encodes MDPLFAELEALMPAEIYGRVVAVQGLLVEVAGPVHEMSVGAVLAVESGENGPAVPAEVVGFRDERALCMPFAGLEGVRLGCRAVLTARESLAHPCDGWLGRVVNAMGEPIDGLGPLPAGGEPRRLRTNPPAAGERGRVGPPLDLGVRALNTFVTCCEGQRMGIFAGSGVGKSVLMSMIARNMAADVAVIGLIGERGREVQEFIEDDLGPEGLARSVVVVATSDESVLMRRQAAYLTMTVAEHFRDAGRNVMCMMDSVTRFAMAQREIGLSIGEPPTSKGYTPTVFTELPKLLERAGPGRPGSGSITGLFTVLVEGDNHNEPVADAVRGILDGHIVMERAIAERGRYPAINVLKSVSRTMPRCVPEEVQPILRKARALMATYSDMEELIRLGAYRRGSDPVVDEAIARHDRLETFLGQSKGDASTIGAGYSELANLLEMTLA; translated from the coding sequence ATGGACCCACTCTTCGCCGAACTCGAAGCCCTGATGCCCGCCGAGATCTACGGCCGCGTGGTCGCCGTGCAGGGTCTCCTGGTGGAAGTTGCCGGCCCCGTACACGAAATGAGCGTCGGTGCCGTCCTCGCCGTGGAGAGCGGGGAAAACGGTCCGGCCGTGCCGGCCGAGGTGGTCGGCTTCCGCGACGAACGCGCGCTGTGCATGCCTTTTGCCGGGCTGGAGGGCGTGCGCCTCGGATGCCGCGCCGTGCTGACCGCGCGCGAGAGCCTGGCCCATCCCTGCGACGGCTGGCTCGGGCGCGTCGTCAATGCCATGGGCGAGCCGATCGACGGCCTCGGCCCCCTGCCCGCCGGCGGCGAACCGCGGCGGCTGCGCACCAACCCGCCGGCAGCCGGGGAGCGGGGCCGCGTCGGCCCGCCGCTCGATCTCGGCGTGCGTGCGCTCAACACCTTCGTCACCTGCTGCGAGGGCCAGCGCATGGGCATCTTCGCCGGCTCGGGCGTCGGCAAATCGGTGCTGATGTCGATGATCGCCCGCAACATGGCGGCCGATGTCGCGGTGATCGGCCTGATCGGCGAGCGCGGCCGCGAGGTGCAGGAATTCATCGAGGACGACCTGGGACCGGAGGGCCTCGCCCGCTCGGTCGTCGTCGTCGCCACCTCCGACGAAAGCGTGCTGATGCGGCGCCAGGCCGCCTATCTGACCATGACGGTCGCCGAGCATTTCCGCGATGCCGGGCGCAACGTCATGTGCATGATGGATTCCGTCACCCGCTTTGCCATGGCCCAGCGCGAGATCGGCCTGTCCATCGGCGAGCCGCCGACCTCCAAGGGCTATACGCCGACCGTCTTCACCGAGCTGCCCAAGCTGCTGGAACGTGCCGGACCGGGCCGACCCGGATCGGGCTCGATCACCGGTCTCTTCACAGTGCTGGTGGAAGGCGACAACCACAACGAGCCGGTCGCCGACGCGGTACGCGGCATTCTCGACGGCCATATCGTCATGGAACGGGCCATCGCCGAGCGCGGCCGCTATCCGGCGATCAACGTGCTGAAGTCGGTTTCGCGCACCATGCCGCGCTGCGTGCCGGAAGAGGTGCAGCCGATCCTGCGCAAGGCACGGGCGCTGATGGCGACCTACTCCGACATGGAAGAACTGATCCGCCTCGGCGCCTATCGCCGCGGGTCGGACCCGGTGGTGGACGAGGCGATCGCCCGCCACGACCGGCTGGAGACCTTCCTCGGCCAGTCGAAAGGCGATGCGAGCACGATCGGAGCCGGCTATAGTGAACTTGCCAACCTTTTGGAAATGACTCTCGCTTAA
- the fliJ gene encoding flagellar export protein FliJ, producing the protein MKSRESLIRLKQFQVDERRRQLAQIESMVDEFKRMARELDDQILAEQERVGITDVGHFAYPTFAKAAAQRRDNLLNSAEELNGQLEAAREDLREALEELKKFELLEERDQIRERQERDAAEQDALDEVAARRKTRI; encoded by the coding sequence ATGAAGTCGCGTGAGAGTCTCATTCGCCTGAAGCAGTTTCAGGTCGACGAGCGCCGTCGCCAGCTGGCACAGATCGAGTCGATGGTCGACGAGTTCAAGCGCATGGCCCGCGAGCTGGACGACCAGATCCTCGCAGAGCAGGAGCGTGTCGGCATCACCGATGTCGGCCATTTCGCGTACCCGACCTTTGCCAAGGCCGCGGCCCAGCGCCGCGACAACCTGCTGAACTCCGCCGAGGAGCTGAACGGTCAGCTGGAGGCCGCGCGCGAGGACCTGCGCGAGGCGCTGGAAGAGCTGAAGAAATTCGAGCTGCTGGAAGAGCGCGACCAGATTCGCGAGCGCCAGGAGCGCGATGCCGCCGAGCAGGACGCCCTCGACGAAGTGGCGGCGCGCCGCAAGACCCGGATCTGA
- a CDS encoding acetyltransferase: MWTIRNAGAGESATAIAIWQRAVAATHDFLSPEDFAEIEEMVRGFLPEVPLTLALDRDGTVAGFMVLSEGHLDALFIDPAAHGRGAGRALVAHALAQFPRLMTDVNEQNAGAAAFYERLGFTVTGRSERDDQGRPYPLLHLVHEAGASPAASAEMRGG; this comes from the coding sequence ATGTGGACGATACGAAACGCAGGCGCGGGCGAAAGCGCAACGGCCATCGCGATCTGGCAGCGCGCCGTCGCGGCCACCCATGACTTCCTCTCCCCCGAGGACTTCGCGGAGATCGAGGAGATGGTGCGCGGCTTCCTGCCCGAGGTCCCGCTGACCCTCGCCCTCGACCGGGACGGCACGGTGGCCGGCTTCATGGTGCTGAGCGAAGGCCATCTCGATGCGCTGTTCATCGACCCGGCTGCCCATGGACGGGGTGCGGGACGTGCGCTCGTTGCCCATGCGCTGGCGCAGTTTCCGCGCCTCATGACCGACGTCAACGAGCAGAACGCGGGCGCTGCTGCCTTCTACGAGCGCCTCGGCTTCACCGTCACCGGCCGCTCCGAGCGCGACGACCAGGGCCGCCCCTACCCCTTGCTGCACCTGGTGCACGAGGCAGGCGCAAGTCCGGCGGCAAGCGCCGAAATGCGGGGCGGCTGA
- a CDS encoding paraquat-inducible protein A yields the protein MRLLLALLLPAATTCFILGLTLPLLELERLYFLTDRPALLALVAGLWQEQETLLAVVVGLFSIAFPAAKILALHVAAIAGRSGIGHALMHALGKWSMMDVMLVALVVFAAKTSGLASATSLPGLWFYASATVMTALAAAIVSRNR from the coding sequence ATGCGCCTTCTGCTCGCCCTGCTCCTGCCGGCCGCCACCACCTGCTTCATTCTCGGCCTGACGCTGCCGCTGCTCGAACTGGAGCGGCTCTATTTCCTCACCGACCGTCCGGCGCTGCTCGCGCTCGTCGCCGGCCTGTGGCAGGAACAGGAAACGCTGCTGGCGGTCGTGGTCGGCCTCTTCTCCATCGCCTTTCCGGCGGCCAAGATCCTGGCCCTGCATGTGGCGGCCATCGCCGGCCGCTCGGGGATCGGCCATGCGTTGATGCATGCGCTCGGCAAGTGGTCGATGATGGATGTGATGCTGGTGGCGCTGGTCGTTTTCGCCGCCAAGACCAGCGGGCTGGCCTCGGCGACCAGCCTGCCGGGCCTGTGGTTCTACGCTTCGGCCACCGTGATGACCGCGCTGGCCGCCGCCATCGTCTCCCGCAACCGCTGA
- a CDS encoding DUF2336 domain-containing protein produces MLNELLKLARNPTREARCRLLQRVADLFLDRVGEHSDEELRLFCDIIMKLLDGAELKVRAHLSQRMAPWSQTPHQIAYRLATDEIVVATPMLELSPALTEADLVKIARRMPESHLLVVARREGLPGRVSDALVERGPTKVWRAVAENRRTGLSDWALRTLAKRSLSDTRLRSSVAARGDLTPLICEWLIPHVNAATRVRLEAILSGTDPGDLTMPEADSDELRRRYNLFMESCDVDEAWRLVQEGKYSFGSILLVLLAEARTGDAFELLARQTGESVASIQRAVYQSGIDELIGLCRVSGTSDQVFLALAHLRCKHLGIPETQAMRWLDAYRRTRATKTGSGPSQLRSHRPNGAPLS; encoded by the coding sequence ATGCTCAACGAACTGTTGAAGCTCGCTCGCAACCCGACCCGCGAGGCGCGCTGCAGGTTGCTGCAGCGCGTCGCCGATCTTTTTCTGGATCGCGTGGGCGAGCACAGCGACGAGGAACTGCGGCTGTTCTGCGACATCATCATGAAACTGCTCGACGGGGCGGAGCTGAAGGTGCGCGCGCATCTGTCCCAGCGCATGGCGCCGTGGAGCCAGACGCCGCACCAGATCGCCTACCGGCTTGCCACCGACGAGATCGTCGTGGCGACGCCGATGCTGGAGCTGAGCCCGGCCTTGACCGAGGCCGATCTCGTCAAGATCGCCCGGCGCATGCCCGAGAGCCATCTTCTGGTCGTCGCCCGGCGCGAGGGCTTGCCGGGCCGGGTGTCGGATGCGCTGGTGGAACGGGGGCCGACCAAGGTCTGGCGGGCGGTTGCCGAGAACCGGCGCACCGGCCTGTCCGACTGGGCGCTGCGGACGCTGGCCAAGCGCTCCTTGTCCGATACGCGCCTGCGCTCCAGCGTGGCGGCGCGCGGCGACCTGACGCCGCTGATCTGCGAGTGGCTGATCCCGCATGTGAACGCGGCGACCCGCGTCCGCCTGGAGGCGATCCTCAGCGGAACCGATCCGGGCGACCTGACCATGCCCGAGGCGGACAGCGACGAGCTGCGGCGCCGGTACAACCTCTTCATGGAATCCTGCGATGTGGACGAGGCCTGGCGCCTGGTGCAGGAGGGCAAGTACAGCTTTGGTTCGATCCTGCTCGTCCTGCTGGCGGAAGCGCGCACGGGCGATGCGTTCGAGCTGTTGGCGCGCCAGACCGGCGAAAGCGTCGCCTCCATCCAGCGGGCGGTGTACCAGTCCGGCATCGACGAGTTGATCGGCCTGTGCCGGGTTTCCGGCACGTCCGACCAGGTGTTCCTGGCTCTGGCGCATCTGCGCTGCAAGCATCTGGGCATCCCCGAGACCCAGGCGATGCGCTGGCTCGATGCCTATCGCCGGACCCGCGCGACAAAGACCGGCAGCGGGCCGAGCCAGCTGCGCAGCCATCGTCCGAACGGCGCGCCGCTGTCCTGA